In Desulfomonile tiedjei DSM 6799, a genomic segment contains:
- a CDS encoding glycosyltransferase has product MIGPKTAYILLWFPLASETFIFREVMNLWNMGLDLKVYTLYGEHTKNLSAEMQSVSHKMDRLGIPFLKYAFKDVAYWWRRNRRLTAELLRTVPFRRWNGFEKGGENLWSFLCGFTLARKFEVEGVRHIHAPWANGPATAAWISSRLTGIPFSFTARAWDIYPPDGALKEKIRDATFLRSETRANIKYLTEFAGSGSEKMYLTYNGVPLKSEREAPVTMNQPYQLLALGRFVGKKGYDFLLQACSILKGGGIRFHLTLAGAGPRGMQLKRLSNKLGLDGCVSFPGFLPYDKVSDLFYSTDIFIMPSVIHKSGDRDGIPTVLMESLMHRVPVIATDVSGIAELVEDRVTGLLIPEKNAQAIADAVLRMTEDRSAATRMAEQGRTRVLEQFNPEINHKKVLELYQRLIPD; this is encoded by the coding sequence ATGATAGGCCCGAAAACTGCTTATATTCTTCTCTGGTTCCCCTTGGCCTCGGAAACTTTCATTTTCCGGGAAGTCATGAATTTGTGGAATATGGGTTTGGATCTCAAAGTCTATACGCTCTATGGCGAACATACGAAGAACCTGTCCGCGGAAATGCAGTCTGTCAGCCACAAGATGGATCGTCTGGGCATCCCGTTCCTCAAGTATGCATTCAAAGACGTCGCATACTGGTGGAGACGAAACCGCCGGCTTACAGCGGAACTTCTGCGAACCGTCCCGTTTCGCAGATGGAACGGGTTCGAAAAAGGTGGGGAGAATCTCTGGTCTTTTCTCTGCGGATTCACTCTGGCCCGCAAATTTGAAGTAGAAGGAGTCCGCCATATTCATGCACCCTGGGCCAACGGTCCTGCCACAGCGGCATGGATTTCATCGCGGCTCACCGGCATTCCTTTCAGTTTCACGGCACGAGCCTGGGACATTTATCCGCCGGATGGTGCGCTGAAAGAGAAGATCCGAGACGCTACTTTTCTCAGGAGCGAAACCCGGGCAAATATCAAATACCTGACAGAGTTTGCAGGCTCCGGTTCTGAGAAAATGTATCTCACGTACAACGGGGTTCCACTCAAGTCCGAACGCGAAGCCCCGGTAACAATGAACCAGCCGTACCAACTGCTAGCCCTTGGCAGATTCGTGGGGAAAAAAGGCTATGATTTCCTGCTTCAGGCTTGCAGCATTCTGAAGGGTGGAGGAATCCGTTTTCATCTGACACTTGCTGGAGCAGGGCCTCGAGGAATGCAGCTCAAGCGGCTTTCCAACAAGCTCGGCCTGGACGGATGCGTGTCGTTTCCCGGATTCCTGCCCTATGACAAGGTCTCCGATCTCTTTTACTCCACTGATATCTTCATCATGCCCAGCGTGATCCACAAATCCGGGGATCGCGACGGAATCCCAACCGTGCTGATGGAATCGCTCATGCACAGAGTGCCCGTGATTGCCACCGACGTTTCAGGGATAGCCGAGCTGGTGGAGGATCGCGTCACAGGTTTGCTTATACCTGAAAAGAATGCTCAAGCCATTGCAGATGCCGTACTCAGGATGACCGAAGACAGATCTGCAGCAACCCGCATGGCCGAGCAGGGCCGAACGCGAGTTCTGGAGCAGTTCAATCCCGAAATCAACCACAAGAAGGTTCTTGAACTGTATCAGCGGCTCATTCCCGACTAG
- a CDS encoding tetratricopeptide repeat protein, which yields MMKTLFLTRCSCIALLIVLFGTHALAQAPAAGAKQSAAVHVRQGKEQFGNKLYAAALRSLSLALRKDPHNSQAYLYRGKTRLAMGMPHLAIKDFNQYIELKPSDAAGYVERGDAHNFNLDHETALSDYNTAIKLAPSSSSAFLGRGLAFTALTRYSEAIKDYQTVLRLNPNNPDALGNLGIACMLGERPVEAMNYFERALANETDLEWRRRIEEYTEKLLKSADGMKKPVRGLPTRPAGPVKNLW from the coding sequence ATGATGAAGACTCTTTTCCTCACGCGCTGCTCGTGCATCGCATTGTTGATCGTATTGTTCGGCACGCATGCTTTGGCACAAGCTCCGGCTGCCGGCGCAAAGCAATCCGCAGCAGTTCATGTGAGACAGGGAAAAGAGCAGTTTGGCAATAAGCTCTACGCAGCGGCACTTCGATCTCTTTCTCTTGCATTACGAAAAGATCCACACAACTCCCAAGCTTATTTGTATCGAGGAAAGACTCGACTCGCTATGGGAATGCCTCATCTTGCCATTAAGGACTTCAACCAGTATATCGAGCTGAAACCGTCCGATGCTGCAGGGTATGTGGAAAGAGGCGATGCCCACAATTTCAATCTCGATCACGAAACTGCTTTGAGCGACTACAATACGGCCATTAAGCTCGCACCGTCTTCTTCATCAGCTTTTCTCGGCAGAGGTCTCGCTTTTACTGCACTGACACGGTACAGTGAAGCCATTAAGGACTATCAGACTGTTCTGCGACTGAATCCGAACAATCCCGATGCTCTGGGCAATCTGGGTATCGCCTGTATGCTCGGTGAAAGACCGGTTGAAGCCATGAATTATTTCGAGCGAGCCCTTGCGAATGAAACCGATTTGGAATGGCGCAGGCGTATCGAAGAATACACCGAAAAACTGCTTAAGAGCGCTGACGGAATGAAAAAACCCGTTCGCGGGCTGCCTACCAGACCTGCAGGTCCTGTGAAGAATCTATGGTAA
- a CDS encoding enoyl-CoA hydratase, with protein sequence MNYQNILVETQDAIGTLTLNSPKTFNALSRNMIGEIIAALEDFASTDSVKVLIVKSSAKHFCSGHNLSEMIDGSLSEYKFIFEQCTRMMTLVHEIPQTVIAQVHGVATAAGCQLVATCDLAIADTTAKFGTPGVRIGLFCTTPMVALSRAVGRKRALEMLLTGRLISAEEAENYGLVNRVVSEEALESTCMDMAKAIAEASPLVLRLGKRAFYDQIELDEPRAYDYATNLITLNLMAEDAQNGIKAFLEKRKPVWTGR encoded by the coding sequence ATGAACTATCAGAACATTCTGGTTGAAACTCAGGACGCGATCGGAACGCTTACGCTCAATTCACCCAAGACCTTCAATGCGCTTTCCAGGAACATGATCGGAGAAATCATCGCAGCTCTCGAGGATTTTGCATCCACTGATTCGGTGAAAGTGCTCATTGTCAAATCGAGCGCCAAGCACTTCTGTTCGGGTCACAATCTTTCGGAAATGATTGACGGCTCCCTTTCAGAGTACAAATTCATATTCGAGCAGTGCACCCGGATGATGACGCTTGTTCACGAAATTCCTCAAACCGTGATAGCTCAGGTGCATGGTGTAGCAACAGCAGCCGGTTGTCAGCTCGTCGCAACCTGCGATCTTGCCATAGCCGACACAACTGCCAAGTTCGGGACTCCTGGTGTAAGAATCGGGCTCTTCTGCACTACTCCCATGGTTGCATTGTCCAGGGCAGTGGGCAGGAAGCGTGCTCTGGAAATGCTTCTCACCGGACGCCTCATTTCAGCGGAAGAAGCCGAAAATTACGGGCTCGTAAACAGGGTCGTTTCTGAAGAGGCGCTGGAGAGCACGTGCATGGATATGGCCAAAGCTATTGCTGAAGCGAGTCCTCTCGTGCTTCGCCTCGGGAAACGTGCGTTTTACGATCAGATCGAATTGGATGAACCAAGGGCGTACGATTATGCGACCAATCTTATTACTCTCAATCTCATGGCCGAAGATGCGCAGAACGGGATAAAGGCGTTTCTCGAGAAACGAAAGCCGGTCTGGACAGGACGTTAA
- a CDS encoding potassium channel family protein: protein MKSGQKLICVVGLGQFGSHIARELAQHCEVLALDSSEARVNLIVDEVQRALIIDAKDFQTLSSLVTPDFDEAIVSLGESMEASILCTLHLKRIGIKTIRAKAVTEDHAAILRAVGATETIFPERETAQRLAAQIANPNLLDFIPLAEDFRVMDIAPPDSFHGHTLQELNVRDKYGVFVIAVKELVPPSFIFLPGPGFRIKPSDVLVVIGRESDLQNLLKEAESSL, encoded by the coding sequence ATGAAATCCGGACAAAAACTGATTTGTGTTGTGGGATTGGGTCAGTTCGGAAGCCATATCGCCAGAGAATTGGCCCAGCACTGCGAAGTCTTGGCCCTTGATAGCAGTGAGGCGAGAGTAAACCTGATCGTTGATGAAGTGCAGCGCGCTCTCATTATTGATGCCAAAGACTTCCAAACCCTCAGTTCGCTCGTCACCCCGGATTTCGATGAGGCAATCGTAAGTCTGGGAGAAAGTATGGAAGCAAGTATTCTCTGCACTCTCCATCTGAAAAGGATCGGAATAAAGACCATCCGAGCAAAAGCTGTGACAGAGGATCATGCAGCTATTCTTCGAGCGGTTGGCGCTACGGAGACCATTTTCCCGGAACGTGAGACTGCTCAAAGGCTTGCTGCACAAATTGCCAATCCGAATCTGCTCGACTTTATTCCTCTTGCAGAGGATTTCCGCGTCATGGATATTGCACCGCCCGACTCTTTCCACGGGCATACGTTGCAAGAGCTGAACGTTCGAGATAAATACGGCGTGTTTGTCATCGCGGTGAAGGAATTGGTTCCGCCAAGTTTCATTTTCTTGCCGGGCCCGGGTTTCAGGATAAAACCCAGTGATGTGCTCGTAGTGATCGGTCGGGAATCGGATCTTCAAAATCTTTTGAAGGAAGCCGAAAGCAGTCTCTAG
- a CDS encoding TrkH family potassium uptake protein: MAFFSKMNNPFLRFLGSPQTILVGSFAGVILIGALFLMLPWAQTQNKIGFVDALFTATSAVCVTGLIVVDTATDYTFFGQAVILFLIQIGGLGVMTFASLAFQILGRRLSLQTQAVVHDSFFQQDVGAEFKRTFATILLLTFGIEALGAFFLFIRFIPNMDFGEALWSSVFHSISAFCNAGFSIRSDSLIGLRHDFVVLFVIMALIVLGGLGYMVLHELWIAGGRRFGFFPVMRYRERRFSFHSRVVMYVTSILLVGGTFMLMASGLTPEETTWYDKGMNAVFQSVTSRTAGFNTVDIGLLPSGSLFILIVLMFVGGSPGSCAGGIKTTSVAIWLARLRSGVYGDTDVHLMDRRLSQELVGRTDLLIAVATVWNVIGILLLYQTETHLRVDSLHLFFEQISAFGTVGLSTGVTPNLSIAGKLWISATMFMGRLGPLTITLWMFPRSPVQVSYPKGRVMIG; this comes from the coding sequence ATGGCTTTCTTTTCCAAGATGAATAATCCGTTCTTGAGATTTCTCGGATCGCCCCAGACAATCCTGGTGGGAAGCTTCGCGGGAGTAATCCTCATCGGAGCCCTGTTCCTCATGCTTCCCTGGGCCCAAACCCAGAATAAAATCGGATTCGTGGATGCTCTCTTTACTGCAACATCTGCAGTTTGTGTCACCGGGTTGATAGTAGTCGATACTGCCACTGACTACACATTCTTCGGTCAGGCGGTCATTCTCTTTCTTATTCAGATCGGCGGTCTGGGGGTCATGACGTTCGCATCGCTCGCATTCCAGATTCTTGGCAGAAGGCTTTCCCTGCAAACCCAGGCGGTGGTGCATGATTCTTTTTTTCAGCAAGATGTGGGTGCTGAGTTCAAACGAACATTCGCAACAATTTTATTACTCACGTTCGGCATTGAGGCTCTGGGTGCTTTTTTCTTGTTTATCCGTTTCATTCCGAACATGGATTTCGGCGAAGCTCTGTGGAGTTCTGTATTTCACTCCATATCGGCCTTCTGTAACGCCGGTTTTTCCATTCGTAGCGATAGCCTTATCGGTCTGAGACACGATTTTGTGGTGCTGTTCGTAATTATGGCTCTCATTGTGCTGGGCGGACTCGGATACATGGTTCTTCATGAATTGTGGATTGCCGGGGGCCGACGTTTCGGTTTTTTTCCGGTAATGCGCTATAGAGAGAGACGGTTTTCATTTCATAGTAGAGTGGTCATGTACGTCACTTCAATTCTGCTTGTGGGTGGCACTTTCATGTTGATGGCCTCGGGTCTCACCCCTGAGGAGACTACATGGTACGACAAAGGAATGAATGCGGTTTTCCAATCCGTCACTTCCCGGACAGCCGGGTTCAACACTGTCGATATTGGTCTGCTGCCTTCCGGATCGCTCTTTATCCTCATTGTGCTTATGTTTGTTGGAGGATCGCCTGGTTCATGCGCGGGCGGGATCAAAACCACCTCCGTGGCCATCTGGCTTGCACGGCTGCGTTCAGGAGTGTACGGGGACACCGATGTCCATTTGATGGACCGGCGCTTGTCTCAAGAACTGGTAGGACGTACCGATCTGTTGATTGCTGTGGCGACAGTCTGGAATGTTATCGGTATTCTGCTCTTGTATCAGACTGAAACCCACTTAAGAGTGGATTCGTTGCACCTGTTTTTTGAACAAATATCGGCATTTGGAACTGTGGGACTTTCAACTGGAGTTACGCCGAATCTTTCCATTGCGGGAAAGTTGTGGATCAGCGCAACCATGTTCATGGGCAGACTGGGACCTCTTACGATAACTCTGTGGATGTTTCCCAGATCCCCTGTTCAGGTGAGTTACCCTAAAGGGAGAGTAATGATCGGATGA
- a CDS encoding MFS transporter, with protein MTSNTEHRVFNLKILLILSAGHLITDIYQGALPAILPFLKEKLALTYTMTGAIMLASNLTSSVIQPLFGYLSDKKEKSFLLPAGCVCAGLGLSLLSIPTSYWAVIALVIVSGLGVASFHPEGYKTAHFFTGDKMAAGMSVFSVGGNLGFALGPLLSLFVIGTYGFSFLPGMFVFSLVFLGMIGYTWGTVTENSSSSAGKEKALEIPTPSGAHFSLFLLIMTVVMRSWTQIGLMTYIPFYYIDYLKGDPMYAGKLVSVFLLGGVVGTIIGSLLADRWGHRKFLILSLTATSLFFPVVFMADGIMLFIALGVFGTLLISSFTVTIVMAQQLLPKNLGVASGLMVGFAIGTGGIGVTILGTIADIYGVPTALQSIMVLPVIGLILSFPIKDSARASLPK; from the coding sequence ATGACATCGAATACCGAACACCGCGTTTTCAACCTGAAAATTCTTCTTATCTTGTCTGCAGGGCACCTAATCACGGATATATACCAGGGCGCCCTTCCCGCTATTCTTCCTTTTTTGAAGGAGAAATTGGCGCTCACGTACACGATGACCGGCGCAATCATGTTGGCATCCAATTTGACTTCATCTGTCATACAGCCATTGTTCGGGTACTTGTCGGACAAAAAAGAAAAATCTTTCCTGCTGCCGGCAGGCTGCGTTTGTGCAGGACTGGGATTGTCATTGCTATCCATTCCCACAAGCTACTGGGCAGTAATTGCATTGGTAATCGTCAGCGGTCTCGGAGTTGCCTCTTTCCATCCCGAAGGATACAAGACTGCCCATTTCTTTACCGGCGACAAAATGGCAGCAGGTATGTCCGTGTTTTCCGTGGGTGGAAATCTCGGATTTGCCCTGGGACCGCTACTCTCATTGTTTGTTATCGGAACGTACGGATTCAGTTTTCTTCCTGGAATGTTTGTCTTTTCTTTAGTCTTTCTCGGGATGATCGGTTACACATGGGGAACAGTGACCGAGAATTCCTCGTCCAGTGCCGGGAAAGAAAAAGCTCTGGAGATTCCCACTCCTTCAGGGGCCCATTTTTCGCTCTTTCTCCTCATTATGACCGTGGTCATGAGATCCTGGACTCAGATAGGATTGATGACCTACATCCCGTTTTATTATATCGATTATCTCAAGGGCGATCCCATGTATGCAGGTAAGCTTGTTTCGGTGTTCCTCCTTGGAGGTGTGGTAGGTACGATAATCGGATCTTTGCTCGCCGATCGATGGGGTCACAGAAAATTCCTGATTCTTTCCTTGACTGCGACGTCGCTCTTTTTTCCGGTTGTCTTTATGGCTGACGGCATTATGCTGTTCATTGCTCTCGGAGTTTTCGGGACTCTCTTGATTTCAAGCTTCACGGTAACGATTGTCATGGCACAGCAACTTCTCCCCAAAAATCTTGGGGTAGCTTCCGGCCTCATGGTTGGATTCGCTATAGGAACGGGCGGAATAGGAGTTACCATTCTCGGTACTATCGCCGATATATACGGAGTTCCGACTGCTTTGCAGTCCATTATGGTACTCCCTGTCATTGGACTAATATTGAGTTTTCCTATAAAAGATTCTGCCAGGGCTTCCCTGCCGAAATGA
- a CDS encoding PilZ domain-containing protein: MSIRKIKAREIMDDIKSGMTPDQLMEKYNISKKGIAKTIKQILDERSHVARTLAQDIQAGIKDSQLMEKYQLSSEGVRASLKVLLQENLLTADEIDRWRSRTEDSIPADRREAQRRPIGIAVPVQDSVNSRNKGTIKDVAENGLAVVGMDAVVGQMTQLAVLGDDLGLLDPFELKAECRWVATYLGRPVAGFKISEISEYDMYSLHAFLKTLDSESRKM, translated from the coding sequence ATGTCGATTCGCAAAATCAAGGCTCGAGAAATAATGGACGATATTAAATCGGGCATGACCCCGGATCAGCTCATGGAAAAGTATAATATTTCCAAGAAAGGCATAGCCAAGACGATTAAGCAAATTCTCGACGAGCGGTCTCATGTTGCTCGTACGCTTGCTCAGGACATCCAGGCAGGAATAAAAGATTCACAGTTGATGGAAAAATATCAGCTCTCTTCAGAAGGAGTGCGCGCTTCGCTTAAGGTTCTCCTGCAGGAGAACTTGCTCACTGCAGATGAAATCGACCGGTGGCGCAGTCGGACGGAGGATTCGATCCCGGCGGATAGAAGAGAAGCACAGCGACGTCCTATAGGAATTGCAGTACCTGTGCAGGATTCAGTGAATTCTCGCAACAAGGGCACAATCAAAGATGTGGCCGAAAACGGTCTCGCAGTGGTAGGGATGGATGCAGTCGTGGGGCAAATGACGCAGCTCGCGGTTCTGGGAGATGACCTCGGTCTTCTGGACCCATTCGAGTTGAAAGCGGAATGCAGGTGGGTGGCAACCTATCTCGGACGACCGGTAGCCGGTTTCAAGATAAGCGAAATTTCAGAGTACGACATGTATTCTCTCCACGCATTCCTCAAGACATTGGATTCAGAATCCAGAAAAATGTAA
- a CDS encoding PilZ domain-containing protein — MRTLKAKHVVADFRARLTDFELMAKYDLSLEELEKVLAQLVKAGLLRPAELYERGLFYDEPQNRVLTRSSGRVYLRVPIPICLLDDPTRAGFLTDLSYKGFRTRMLNIQEGEEATFLVRADEVTQLKAFELTAICIWVNPGERRPQDFQAGFSITRIEPEEVQKIDSLMTLLSFGDRNLMRKKTST; from the coding sequence ATGCGTACCTTGAAAGCTAAGCACGTTGTTGCTGATTTCCGAGCAAGATTGACTGATTTCGAATTGATGGCGAAATATGACCTGTCTTTAGAAGAGCTCGAAAAAGTACTCGCGCAACTCGTCAAAGCAGGACTATTGAGACCGGCGGAACTGTACGAACGAGGACTTTTCTATGACGAGCCTCAAAATAGAGTGCTGACCAGGAGTAGCGGACGAGTCTATCTGAGGGTTCCCATTCCCATTTGTCTTCTGGACGATCCTACTCGCGCGGGGTTTCTTACGGATTTGTCATACAAAGGCTTTCGTACTCGCATGTTAAATATTCAAGAAGGGGAGGAGGCCACGTTTCTCGTGCGCGCAGATGAGGTAACTCAGCTCAAAGCATTCGAACTTACCGCAATATGCATATGGGTGAATCCGGGCGAAAGAAGACCCCAGGACTTTCAGGCCGGTTTTTCCATCACCCGGATCGAACCGGAAGAAGTGCAAAAAATTGACTCACTGATGACACTCTTGTCATTTGGCGATCGTAATCTCATGCGAAAGAAAACCAGCACTTGA
- a CDS encoding GNAT family N-acetyltransferase: MVSDWKSSYRSKIISTEEAASKVQNGDRIYLGSMCSEPVSIIKALGDSYLEDVEIVQFINGSAASELTSKGLRRFRMKTFFVSGKKGDEQQVSEADYVPLFHSQIPFFLRNRRIPIDVAIVQVAPPDRFGRFSLGISVDITMAAVESARTVIAQVNPYMPRTNGDTFVPVDKIHYLVDGPEPLCEPPAEVLGEREAIISKFVAELIDDGSILQLGFAGISHGLLDFLTNHKNLGIHTEIFTDPLADLIERGVITNSTKRTYRGKCLTTSCMGTRRLYDYVHENALVEFYPSDVLLNPMSIATNDNMVAVNLALQVDLRGQIRQGIATWTAFEGSGGDNDFMIGTGMAKNGRSVVCLRSTSLKSGRSTIVPSFGPKSAVIMNRGEVNYIVTEYGIAYLGGKSIRERAMALIEIAHPNHREDLMRDAREMGYVYPDQFYFMSASPQLRKSVRMDHMFKGDLLAHIRVIKPTDESMIRDLFYTLSQGSVYFRYFSPRRSMPHANVQQYVSITEDQGLSLVVTIGPRENRRIIAESRYVFEPNGGYPDIAFMVDENYQGRGIATFLVQYMIEIAKARGVKGFCADVLFSNKPMLKVFERLPYVLHKTYSEGVVTVRFAFDELKEEQVPMQAKPMDV; the protein is encoded by the coding sequence ATGGTGAGCGATTGGAAATCATCATATCGGTCGAAAATAATCTCAACGGAAGAAGCAGCTTCGAAAGTACAGAACGGCGACAGAATTTACCTTGGGAGCATGTGCTCCGAGCCCGTTTCCATCATCAAAGCGCTGGGTGACTCGTACCTGGAAGATGTTGAGATTGTGCAGTTTATCAACGGATCTGCAGCTTCTGAGCTCACGTCCAAAGGGCTTCGACGATTTCGTATGAAGACTTTCTTTGTGAGTGGCAAGAAAGGCGACGAACAACAAGTATCAGAGGCCGATTACGTTCCCCTGTTCCATTCCCAAATTCCATTTTTCCTGAGAAACCGTAGAATTCCCATCGACGTGGCAATCGTTCAAGTCGCGCCGCCAGACAGATTCGGCAGATTCAGTCTCGGCATTTCCGTTGACATTACAATGGCCGCAGTGGAATCCGCGCGTACCGTCATTGCCCAGGTTAATCCTTACATGCCTCGTACAAACGGTGACACGTTCGTTCCCGTCGACAAGATTCATTATCTCGTGGATGGACCGGAACCCTTGTGCGAGCCTCCAGCGGAGGTTCTCGGCGAACGCGAGGCAATCATAAGCAAGTTTGTTGCAGAACTCATTGACGACGGATCTATTCTGCAGCTCGGATTTGCCGGAATTTCTCATGGACTCCTGGATTTTCTCACGAATCACAAGAATCTCGGTATCCATACGGAAATCTTCACCGATCCGTTGGCAGATCTTATAGAAAGAGGTGTTATCACTAACAGCACCAAACGCACATACCGCGGAAAATGCCTCACTACTTCCTGCATGGGAACACGCCGGCTGTACGATTACGTGCATGAGAATGCACTCGTGGAATTCTACCCCTCCGATGTCCTGCTCAACCCGATGTCCATAGCGACCAATGACAATATGGTAGCGGTAAATCTGGCGCTACAGGTCGATCTCAGAGGTCAAATTCGCCAGGGAATAGCAACATGGACCGCCTTCGAGGGATCGGGAGGGGACAACGATTTTATGATAGGCACAGGCATGGCCAAGAATGGGAGGTCGGTCGTGTGCCTGCGCTCCACTTCACTCAAGAGCGGCAGATCTACCATTGTTCCGTCATTTGGTCCCAAATCCGCTGTAATTATGAATCGTGGAGAAGTCAACTACATTGTCACGGAATACGGGATTGCGTACCTCGGCGGCAAGTCCATCAGGGAACGGGCCATGGCACTCATTGAGATTGCTCACCCGAATCATCGGGAAGACCTTATGAGAGACGCCCGGGAAATGGGATATGTTTATCCGGATCAATTCTATTTCATGTCCGCTTCTCCCCAACTGCGCAAGAGTGTGCGCATGGATCACATGTTCAAGGGTGATCTTCTCGCGCATATACGGGTGATAAAACCGACCGACGAATCTATGATCCGAGATCTCTTCTATACCCTTTCGCAAGGTTCTGTTTATTTCAGGTATTTTAGTCCGAGAAGAAGCATGCCCCATGCGAATGTGCAACAATACGTCTCTATAACGGAAGATCAGGGGCTTTCACTGGTCGTAACCATCGGTCCGCGTGAGAATCGCAGGATAATTGCGGAATCCAGGTACGTGTTCGAACCCAACGGAGGATACCCGGATATTGCTTTCATGGTCGATGAGAACTATCAGGGACGCGGCATAGCAACGTTTCTGGTTCAATATATGATCGAGATAGCAAAAGCACGAGGAGTAAAGGGATTTTGCGCAGATGTGCTCTTCTCAAATAAGCCGATGCTCAAAGTATTTGAGCGGCTCCCGTACGTACTCCATAAGACGTACTCTGAAGGCGTTGTGACAGTGCGCTTCGCATTCGACGAGTTGAAAGAAGAGCAAGTTCCGATGCAGGCGAAACCAATGGACGTGTGA
- a CDS encoding 2-hydroxyacyl-CoA dehydratase subunit D produces the protein MQPIEALKQLKQINIDYYGGAHAARQNNKFIAYVNAFTPVELLYAMDVIPIYPENHAVIIGARKMSTEVAAAAEGMGYSMDLCSYARCDLGSIKTGLSPTWGLPKPDLLLISNSQCGTLTKWFEVLSRLYNVPMFLIDVPHSGHGEPDPAGERYVRTQLEDLILLLERITGKSLDRNRLTEAIRLSKEASDLWTRVLESGMHRPAPITVFDQFISMAPIVAQRGTQVAVDFYRDLAAELQARVDQGIGACENERFRLFWDNLPIWPELRRLSLFLEERGGSLVTSLYTWAWARLAVGEEDPLTDWTNQYLYLANLHLGKRIDDYLEIAAKYQLDGFLYHSNRSCKFVSQDIPEVRRAITERSGIPGLILEADHNDPRLYTIESLESQIDNFLELLASRKQSAR, from the coding sequence ATGCAGCCTATTGAAGCGCTCAAGCAGCTCAAGCAAATCAACATCGATTATTACGGCGGCGCACACGCAGCCCGACAGAACAACAAGTTCATTGCATATGTAAACGCATTTACTCCGGTTGAGCTTCTGTACGCAATGGACGTGATCCCGATCTATCCCGAGAATCATGCAGTGATCATCGGCGCTCGCAAAATGTCCACGGAAGTCGCAGCAGCGGCCGAGGGAATGGGTTACTCGATGGACCTGTGCTCGTACGCCCGGTGCGATCTGGGGTCCATAAAGACGGGGCTGAGTCCGACCTGGGGACTTCCGAAACCCGATCTGCTTCTCATATCAAACAGCCAATGCGGTACGCTCACCAAATGGTTCGAGGTACTGAGCAGACTCTACAATGTCCCCATGTTTCTCATCGACGTGCCCCATTCCGGTCACGGCGAGCCGGACCCTGCAGGAGAAAGATACGTCCGAACGCAACTGGAGGACCTGATTCTTCTCCTCGAGAGAATCACCGGCAAATCGCTCGATCGGAATCGTCTGACAGAAGCTATTCGCCTTTCCAAAGAAGCTTCAGACCTGTGGACTCGTGTACTTGAATCCGGAATGCACAGGCCGGCTCCTATAACGGTATTCGATCAGTTCATATCAATGGCTCCCATTGTGGCTCAACGAGGCACTCAGGTTGCTGTGGATTTTTACCGCGATCTCGCCGCGGAACTGCAGGCGCGGGTCGATCAGGGAATCGGCGCATGCGAAAACGAACGTTTCCGCCTCTTTTGGGACAATTTGCCCATTTGGCCGGAGCTCAGACGTCTATCACTCTTTCTGGAAGAGCGCGGGGGCAGCCTTGTTACTTCATTGTACACATGGGCCTGGGCTCGGCTTGCAGTTGGTGAGGAAGATCCACTCACGGATTGGACAAATCAGTACTTGTATTTGGCGAATCTCCACCTTGGGAAAAGAATAGACGATTACCTGGAGATTGCCGCTAAATATCAGTTAGATGGATTTCTGTATCATTCAAATAGAAGCTGTAAATTCGTTTCACAAGATATTCCGGAAGTGCGGCGAGCCATAACGGAGCGTTCCGGTATTCCAGGTCTGATTCTGGAAGCGGATCACAATGACCCGCGCTTGTACACGATAGAATCTCTGGAGTCGCAGATCGATAATTTCTTGGAACTCTTGGCGTCCAGGAAACAATCAGCAAGGTAA